One segment of Leptospirillum ferrooxidans C2-3 DNA contains the following:
- a CDS encoding LptA/OstA family protein produces the protein MGFFIWCSFFPQISNAASGASPDTHGEEPPVVTIIKSDHMLAENIENKIHFSGHVHLVKGHLKLTADTLDVFFVPPGKGGTLMENMQGKSGTQKVQTMVARGHVVILKDLRQAFAGKAVYIESSHLFVLTELPVVIENGDRISGERITFFTRINKSLVQGHGLMLLNGKGTKKKSDVSSPGKREP, from the coding sequence TTGGGATTTTTCATTTGGTGTTCGTTTTTTCCCCAAATCAGTAATGCGGCATCGGGTGCTTCTCCGGATACCCATGGGGAAGAACCTCCTGTTGTGACCATCATCAAGTCTGATCACATGCTTGCGGAAAACATTGAAAATAAAATTCATTTTTCAGGTCATGTGCATCTTGTGAAAGGTCATCTGAAACTGACAGCCGATACGCTGGATGTTTTTTTTGTTCCCCCCGGAAAGGGGGGAACCCTGATGGAAAACATGCAGGGAAAATCCGGAACACAAAAGGTTCAGACGATGGTGGCGAGAGGGCATGTTGTGATCCTGAAAGATCTTCGCCAGGCTTTTGCTGGAAAAGCTGTCTATATCGAATCAAGCCACCTGTTCGTCCTGACGGAGTTGCCGGTTGTGATTGAAAATGGTGATAGAATTTCCGGAGAACGGATCACCTTTTTTACCAGAATCAATAAAAGTCTTGTCCAGGGACATGGGCTTATGCTTTTAAATGGAAAGGGAACCAAGAAGAAATCCGATGTTTCCTCTCCCGGGAAGAGGGAGCCTTAA
- the lptC gene encoding LPS export ABC transporter periplasmic protein LptC: MARVSKWRTLFQNKPFVLFLAAIPIVLTLGGLGYIAHRHVVSRGTVPVDTHPVPRAQVVISGFLYTRSVDGQTKWFIKAMKASIGKGETTTRLWNLSAHILVKPDLVLDISGDKGVIDQISHQFYVKEKQVPVAARFSNGLEIVSSRLDYDDKADSIHTNGQVLILGRSMIIHGRGLHSTPKKQFFQLDEGVRAVFAG; the protein is encoded by the coding sequence ATGGCAAGAGTTTCCAAATGGCGGACTTTGTTCCAAAACAAACCATTCGTCCTTTTCCTTGCGGCGATACCGATCGTTCTGACCCTTGGGGGGCTTGGATATATCGCCCACCGTCACGTTGTTTCAAGAGGGACGGTCCCGGTTGATACCCATCCGGTTCCTCGGGCACAGGTGGTTATTTCGGGGTTTCTGTACACCCGTTCTGTGGATGGCCAGACAAAGTGGTTCATCAAGGCGATGAAGGCCTCCATCGGAAAAGGGGAGACAACGACCCGTCTCTGGAATCTTTCGGCTCATATTCTTGTTAAGCCGGATCTGGTTCTGGACATATCGGGAGACAAGGGTGTGATCGACCAGATCTCCCATCAGTTTTATGTCAAGGAAAAGCAGGTTCCGGTTGCAGCGCGATTTTCGAATGGTCTGGAGATTGTTTCAAGTCGGCTTGACTATGATGATAAGGCCGATTCTATCCATACGAATGGGCAGGTTTTGATTCTGGGCCGTTCAATGATCATTCACGGCAGGGGGCTTCACTCCACGCCAAAAAAGCAGTTTTTCCAGCTTGATGAAGGAGTACGGGCTGTATTTGCGGGCTGA
- the mdh gene encoding malate dehydrogenase produces MGQRKRRTVSIIGAGNVGATTAQKIVENGLADVVILDVREGIAQGKALDMLESGPLLGFDTRVTGSGNYADIEGSSVVVVTAGFSRKPGMTRDDLLHKNGEIMIEISEKIKKHAPEAIVIMVTNPMDLMAYTLWKVTGFKRERVIGMGGALDSSRFAYFVSEVSKTSVSNIQTLVMGGHGDLMVPLLNFSTISGVPLPKVLDPKTLESLVARTRDGGGEIVRLMKDSSAYFAPAAAVYLMIESILHDRHRVVPCSVYLEGEYGVQGAFSGVPIRIGSAGLEAVVELPLSSSEKSAFEASVKAIREGVASLHRHFPDKL; encoded by the coding sequence TTGGGCCAGAGGAAAAGAAGGACAGTCTCGATTATCGGGGCTGGAAATGTAGGTGCCACAACAGCCCAGAAGATCGTTGAGAATGGATTGGCTGATGTTGTCATTCTTGACGTCCGGGAAGGTATTGCCCAGGGCAAGGCCCTGGACATGCTCGAGTCCGGGCCATTATTGGGTTTTGATACCCGTGTGACGGGATCCGGTAATTACGCTGATATCGAAGGATCATCGGTCGTAGTTGTCACCGCAGGATTTTCCAGAAAACCCGGAATGACGAGAGATGATCTTCTCCACAAGAACGGGGAGATCATGATCGAGATTTCGGAAAAGATCAAAAAACATGCTCCCGAAGCCATTGTCATCATGGTGACCAATCCCATGGATTTGATGGCTTATACCCTCTGGAAGGTCACTGGCTTCAAGAGGGAACGGGTCATCGGCATGGGTGGGGCTCTTGATTCTTCCCGGTTTGCCTATTTTGTCAGCGAGGTCAGCAAGACATCGGTGTCGAATATCCAGACGCTTGTCATGGGAGGGCATGGTGACCTGATGGTGCCGCTTTTGAACTTTTCGACGATTTCCGGTGTTCCTCTTCCGAAGGTTCTCGACCCCAAGACCTTGGAATCCCTTGTCGCCAGAACCCGGGACGGGGGCGGTGAAATTGTCCGTCTGATGAAGGATTCCTCAGCCTATTTTGCTCCAGCGGCAGCGGTTTACCTGATGATTGAGTCTATCCTTCATGATCGTCACCGGGTTGTTCCCTGTTCGGTCTATCTTGAAGGGGAGTATGGTGTCCAGGGCGCTTTTTCTGGTGTCCCGATCCGTATCGGAAGTGCCGGCCTTGAAGCGGTTGTCGAGCTTCCCCTTTCTTCTTCAGAGAAGTCTGCCTTTGAGGCTTCCGTTAAGGCCATTCGCGAAGGGGTAGCCTCCCTTCATCGGCATTTCCCCGATAAACTTTGA
- a CDS encoding MFS transporter produces MRLSPFFSSREISPWLVLATVILGVGMPLADTTITNVGRVFIVSTLGVTSYEAGWLTASYSLALAVGVPLSHRLRGFLEEKDLYSGAILTFMLGSLCMAGSVNFTEAMLSRGIEGLSAGILLPLAPILIQESFPENLRSLAMSYFALFGAVWVTLGPTIGGFIIDNPGWQWAFAINIPIGFLAIFFAQAFLSNHPRQDPRRFDGTGFVLMATSLGCLFTGFMRAEWVGWHSSGTGFLLFSGLLLFFLFWIWSALSRDPILPTEVLRKPLFIGILAIVFMQSTQSFGRLYLLAPFLEKNYHFMAHDAGALVAVGALTEILLSLSFLFSRFLAGKWAILLTTGCILVSISNIDFLFLPATGFSLSFIVKSQLIFGAGLALTQISLPPLASKLFPQSKVRAATTYLLFAQFIGGAWGTMLGRHLVLHVKPVFSQMLPQLSTHRMGHSDIFLADRLAQSYTSNIIFYDLGIIGLIGAFLAFVLIFFLSEKRVGESDRKEKETLAGLPANGKR; encoded by the coding sequence ATGAGACTCTCCCCATTTTTTTCCAGTCGGGAAATCTCCCCATGGCTTGTCCTGGCCACAGTTATCCTTGGCGTGGGAATGCCTCTTGCCGACACAACGATCACCAATGTCGGACGTGTCTTCATCGTGAGCACACTGGGTGTCACCAGCTATGAGGCAGGATGGCTCACTGCAAGCTATAGCCTGGCTCTTGCTGTCGGCGTTCCGCTCTCTCATCGTCTCAGGGGATTTCTTGAAGAAAAGGATCTTTACTCCGGAGCGATTCTGACCTTTATGTTGGGATCCCTGTGCATGGCCGGTTCCGTCAATTTTACGGAAGCGATGCTGAGCCGGGGCATTGAGGGTCTATCCGCAGGGATACTCCTTCCTCTTGCACCCATATTGATTCAGGAATCTTTTCCGGAAAATCTGAGGTCCCTTGCCATGTCCTACTTTGCGCTTTTTGGGGCCGTATGGGTCACTCTGGGGCCCACAATCGGGGGATTCATCATCGACAATCCCGGATGGCAGTGGGCCTTCGCAATCAATATCCCCATCGGATTCCTGGCCATATTTTTTGCACAGGCGTTTCTTTCGAACCACCCGAGACAAGACCCCCGAAGATTTGACGGGACAGGATTTGTCTTGATGGCAACATCCCTTGGATGCCTTTTTACCGGGTTCATGCGGGCAGAATGGGTCGGATGGCACTCTTCTGGAACGGGGTTTCTCCTTTTTTCCGGACTTTTATTGTTTTTTCTCTTCTGGATCTGGTCCGCGCTCTCAAGAGATCCCATCCTTCCGACAGAAGTTTTGAGAAAACCTCTATTCATCGGGATTCTTGCGATCGTATTCATGCAGTCCACACAAAGCTTTGGAAGACTCTATCTTCTGGCACCGTTTCTCGAAAAAAACTACCATTTCATGGCTCATGATGCCGGAGCCCTGGTGGCTGTCGGAGCCCTTACCGAAATCCTTCTCTCCCTTTCCTTTCTCTTCTCCCGATTTTTAGCGGGCAAGTGGGCAATTCTCCTCACAACAGGCTGCATTCTCGTCTCCATTTCCAATATCGATTTTCTATTTCTTCCGGCAACAGGATTCAGCCTCTCCTTTATTGTCAAATCCCAATTGATCTTTGGAGCGGGGCTGGCATTGACACAAATCTCGCTTCCACCTCTTGCATCAAAGCTCTTTCCTCAAAGCAAGGTCCGGGCCGCAACAACCTATCTTCTTTTTGCCCAATTCATTGGAGGTGCATGGGGGACAATGCTTGGAAGACATCTGGTCCTCCATGTAAAACCTGTCTTTTCACAGATGTTACCCCAGCTCTCCACACACAGGATGGGCCATTCCGACATATTTCTTGCGGATAGGCTCGCACAGTCCTATACATCCAACATCATCTTTTATGACCTTGGAATTATTGGCCTTATCGGAGCTTTTCTGGCATTTGTCCTCATTTTTTTCCTATCTGAGAAAAGGGTGGGAGAAAGCGATCGCAAGGAAAAAGAAACACTGGCAGGTTTGCCGGCCAACGGCAAAAGATAA
- a CDS encoding HlyD family secretion protein has product MAEESQNHSPEKRSSLFSFAVVTPLLGFLLTVLWGISHWYGETRYVSSDDAYVQGKITYVSSRQPGRLIGLAVNEGDPVQFGEILATIDRTGDAYLRPQDTTKNLQAFTRIKRDMAKLRSLEKREKDERDHYQRAKALLSEGYMSPQKLEDLKTNWQQTHVEIVESRKLISAEQQSLDISEVHPRNRIVYAPIEGQVAQRLVNLGESVKADQPIVSIINLKDLNNIWLDAFVRETQVWKIRAGQKVQIHIDGWPKDTFTGHVLEFIPAASQAFSLLPTQNASGTFVKVVQRVPVRIVFDSLKNRILLPGMSAEVRIDRTSPLSRSGKDHR; this is encoded by the coding sequence ATGGCCGAAGAAAGTCAGAATCACAGTCCGGAAAAACGAAGCAGTCTTTTCTCTTTTGCCGTGGTCACCCCCCTTTTGGGTTTTCTTCTGACAGTTCTGTGGGGAATCAGCCACTGGTACGGAGAGACCCGCTACGTATCCTCTGATGACGCCTATGTACAGGGAAAGATCACTTACGTCTCCTCAAGGCAACCCGGACGGCTGATCGGACTCGCAGTCAACGAGGGTGATCCAGTCCAGTTTGGAGAGATTCTTGCCACGATCGACCGGACCGGGGACGCCTACCTGAGACCCCAAGACACGACTAAAAATCTTCAGGCCTTTACCAGGATCAAACGAGACATGGCAAAGCTCCGGAGCCTCGAAAAAAGAGAAAAAGATGAACGCGATCACTATCAAAGAGCAAAAGCACTTCTTTCCGAAGGATATATGTCTCCACAAAAACTGGAAGATCTCAAAACCAACTGGCAACAGACCCATGTTGAAATCGTCGAGAGCCGAAAACTGATTTCAGCGGAACAGCAGTCTCTGGACATTTCAGAGGTTCATCCCAGAAACCGGATTGTGTACGCGCCCATTGAAGGACAAGTCGCTCAACGGCTTGTCAATCTCGGAGAGTCGGTCAAGGCTGACCAACCCATTGTCAGCATCATCAATCTGAAGGACCTCAATAACATATGGCTTGATGCATTTGTCCGGGAAACACAGGTCTGGAAAATCCGGGCTGGACAAAAAGTGCAGATTCATATCGATGGCTGGCCCAAAGACACCTTTACGGGACATGTCCTGGAGTTTATCCCGGCTGCTTCCCAGGCCTTTTCCCTGTTACCGACACAAAATGCGTCAGGAACGTTTGTCAAGGTCGTCCAGAGAGTTCCAGTCCGGATCGTCTTCGACTCCCTCAAAAACCGGATTCTCCTGCCCGGGATGTCGGCAGAGGTCAGGATCGACAGAACGTCTCCATTATCCCGATCTGGAAAGGATCATCGATGA
- a CDS encoding TolC family protein, whose amino-acid sequence MRELSRMPIRAISILFLIFLPFFLCLDDALGENGQDGLESPEVPVTRAEITQKALENNPSIVIYASEFSSKNEEIGIKKATYYPQIAMNLDELFLNSPVVGISLPNETGIPLTLFNPTLNQEISGFGKRKNDVLAARLAKRSARWSLEEARLNVVWNAEIAFDHLAMVQHLLNAAKKNEKAAKIHLDSEEKRLSKGLAILPDVTQAKVYWETASYAVMTLSNELRKAQTDLGYSMGASRFSAFHAVEKGERENIPEDPNTLIAYALDHRPLIKSLESLDDRRNALIKRAYDENLPTLSAFANGLFLYGVPPGISGAPPGSGLFLPTYQTGITLSVPIFTGMKILHETQSERDKLRGERAKTRLARIRVIRNVRKAWFDLKTQEKKIALDEAKRENARINRNMVEKSFQKGLVDSVTRIQSQAQYLSAQEELIADRYRYKMIQDEEERQIGLLPINK is encoded by the coding sequence ATGAGGGAGCTGTCCCGAATGCCGATACGGGCCATTTCCATTCTTTTTCTGATTTTCCTCCCATTTTTTCTCTGTCTTGATGATGCGCTGGGAGAAAACGGACAGGACGGGCTTGAATCTCCCGAGGTGCCGGTCACAAGAGCCGAGATCACACAAAAAGCGCTCGAAAATAACCCGTCAATTGTTATTTATGCGAGTGAATTCAGCTCCAAAAATGAGGAAATCGGGATCAAGAAAGCGACCTATTATCCCCAGATTGCCATGAACCTTGATGAACTCTTTCTGAACTCTCCGGTTGTCGGAATTTCATTGCCCAATGAAACCGGGATTCCCCTGACTCTTTTCAATCCGACACTGAATCAGGAAATCAGTGGTTTTGGAAAAAGAAAAAATGACGTTCTGGCGGCTCGTCTGGCAAAACGTTCGGCCCGATGGAGTCTCGAGGAAGCACGATTGAATGTTGTGTGGAATGCCGAGATCGCCTTTGACCATTTGGCCATGGTCCAACATCTCCTCAATGCTGCCAAAAAAAATGAAAAAGCCGCCAAGATTCACTTGGACTCCGAAGAAAAACGACTTTCGAAAGGGCTGGCGATCCTTCCTGACGTCACCCAGGCCAAAGTCTATTGGGAAACAGCCAGTTATGCCGTCATGACGCTTTCAAACGAACTTCGAAAAGCTCAGACGGATTTGGGGTACTCGATGGGGGCAAGTCGTTTTTCGGCCTTCCATGCCGTTGAAAAAGGAGAACGGGAAAATATTCCGGAAGATCCAAACACCCTGATCGCCTACGCTCTTGATCACAGACCGCTGATCAAGTCTCTCGAAAGTCTCGACGACAGGAGAAATGCGCTGATCAAAAGAGCCTACGACGAAAATCTTCCAACCCTTTCCGCTTTTGCCAACGGGCTTTTTCTCTATGGGGTTCCTCCGGGCATATCCGGAGCGCCCCCGGGCAGTGGACTTTTCCTTCCCACCTACCAGACAGGAATCACCCTGTCTGTCCCCATCTTTACAGGAATGAAGATCCTTCATGAAACACAGTCCGAACGGGACAAGCTCCGGGGAGAGCGGGCCAAAACCCGTCTGGCCCGGATCCGGGTGATCCGGAATGTTCGAAAAGCCTGGTTTGATCTGAAGACTCAGGAAAAAAAGATAGCCCTCGATGAAGCCAAACGTGAAAATGCCAGGATCAACAGAAATATGGTTGAGAAAAGCTTTCAAAAAGGTTTGGTCGACTCCGTCACAAGAATCCAGTCCCAGGCGCAGTACCTTTCTGCTCAGGAGGAACTGATCGCGGACAGATACCGCTACAAGATGATCCAGGACGAGGAAGAACGGCAGATCGGATTATTGCCGATCAACAAATAA
- a CDS encoding multiheme c-type cytochrome codes for MENRISGKKNRVRIGRIAYFSILFSLVFFGTIGVIHAGVNDTAQIHRYVGDESCEVCHSSERIGNQFQKWKNSPHSRAYSDLSSPEAHSIAEKMGIGDPQKSSRCLSCHTTASKASLPEITSSFRKSDGVQCESCHGPGEDYSRYSTMIDPHKAKESGLVAAPGQETCITCHNPSSPTYKKFDYKRDVQKILHRVPASFRKTNKGEE; via the coding sequence ATGGAAAATCGTATTTCGGGAAAAAAAAACCGGGTGAGGATCGGGCGAATCGCCTATTTCTCCATACTCTTCTCTCTCGTATTTTTTGGGACCATCGGAGTCATTCACGCAGGAGTGAACGATACAGCCCAAATCCATCGATATGTTGGAGACGAGAGCTGTGAGGTTTGCCATTCATCGGAGAGAATCGGAAATCAGTTCCAAAAATGGAAGAACTCTCCCCATAGCCGGGCCTACAGCGATCTTTCCTCTCCGGAAGCCCACTCAATCGCAGAAAAGATGGGCATTGGAGATCCTCAAAAGAGTTCCCGCTGTCTTTCATGTCATACAACAGCCTCCAAAGCCAGTCTTCCGGAAATCACTTCCTCATTTCGAAAATCCGATGGGGTCCAATGCGAATCCTGTCATGGTCCCGGAGAAGACTATTCCCGCTACAGCACCATGATCGATCCCCACAAAGCCAAAGAATCAGGTCTTGTCGCCGCTCCTGGCCAGGAAACCTGCATCACTTGCCACAACCCTTCCTCCCCGACCTATAAGAAGTTCGATTATAAAAGGGATGTCCAAAAGATTCTCCATAGGGTCCCGGCGAGTTTTCGGAAAACAAACAAGGGAGAGGAATGA
- a CDS encoding type III pantothenate kinase, with protein MKSFLPVTLTFKVGISRCVAVFWENGRTIHSIRTLKTPSDGSLVPESILDGYLEKEHPIERVFLSSVSSFWSASFSEYFRKRLSIAPVLFSLSTYPFPINYAPPDSMGSDRLLSVLGVVERFPHFVEKSFAVADFGSHTTMTVFHNGQVIGGSIASGIPLSLGVIGGGRVVLGDPGRTLRPSRISFPGGSTEESIQAGTVLGAVRSVEGLLFDAEDSLGCSLELFLTGGLAPIVKPMFHRPCFMDRHLLHRGAIRLLRGESEGQMTRSDAQKSV; from the coding sequence ATGAAATCCTTTCTCCCGGTAACCCTGACCTTTAAGGTAGGGATTTCCCGCTGTGTCGCGGTATTTTGGGAAAATGGAAGGACCATCCACTCCATCCGCACACTCAAAACACCTTCGGACGGCTCTCTTGTTCCGGAGTCCATTCTGGATGGCTATCTGGAAAAAGAACACCCCATCGAAAGGGTTTTCCTGTCATCGGTCAGCTCTTTCTGGAGTGCGTCTTTTTCTGAGTATTTCAGAAAACGTTTAAGCATAGCCCCTGTTCTCTTTTCTCTATCCACCTATCCCTTTCCCATCAACTATGCCCCCCCCGACTCCATGGGGTCAGACCGGTTGTTGTCCGTTTTGGGAGTTGTGGAGCGTTTTCCGCATTTTGTGGAGAAATCCTTTGCTGTCGCCGACTTTGGTAGCCATACGACAATGACGGTTTTCCATAACGGCCAGGTGATTGGTGGTTCGATTGCTTCCGGGATACCCCTCTCTCTCGGTGTGATTGGTGGCGGCCGTGTTGTTCTTGGTGACCCGGGAAGAACTCTTCGCCCTTCAAGAATTTCTTTTCCCGGAGGTTCGACCGAAGAGTCCATACAGGCCGGAACAGTCCTTGGGGCCGTTCGTTCGGTTGAGGGTCTCCTCTTTGATGCGGAGGATTCTCTTGGTTGCTCTCTTGAACTTTTTCTGACAGGTGGTCTTGCACCTATCGTGAAACCAATGTTCCATCGGCCTTGTTTTATGGATCGCCACCTTCTTCACCGGGGAGCCATCCGGCTTCTTCGGGGGGAATCGGAAGGTCAGATGACGCGATCAGATGCTCAGAAAAGCGTTTGA
- a CDS encoding biotin--[acetyl-CoA-carboxylase] ligase: MRQSLPEDLLREDPPLFHFSEVPSTQNWLKERLESNAFPPATAVVAERQTAGRGRPGNTWHHLPGNLAMSLWIPQDKTRMALPWTILTAHSVLLVLERAMGKVFGIKYPNDIIILESGLKVGGILVESMGEKGDLIGIGLNRNTPPISGAGGMVVSGKPLPPGPLELPFWIQNVILEHFGGGFSAQDLLSFLDDRLLWKGQWISFSEGGRGARIGKILGLGERGHLRVLDPQGIEFLLPVTVRDVRRVTP, translated from the coding sequence ATGCGCCAGTCCCTCCCGGAGGACCTTCTTCGCGAGGATCCGCCGCTTTTCCACTTTTCTGAAGTTCCCTCCACACAAAACTGGCTGAAGGAACGTCTTGAGAGCAATGCTTTTCCCCCCGCAACAGCGGTCGTTGCGGAGAGGCAGACCGCCGGACGAGGGAGACCGGGAAACACTTGGCACCATCTCCCGGGTAATCTGGCGATGTCCTTATGGATCCCTCAGGACAAGACAAGAATGGCACTTCCCTGGACAATCCTGACGGCACATTCTGTTTTATTGGTCCTGGAAAGGGCAATGGGAAAAGTTTTTGGGATCAAATATCCCAATGACATCATCATTCTGGAGTCCGGATTGAAAGTGGGAGGTATCCTCGTGGAATCCATGGGTGAGAAGGGGGATTTGATCGGAATCGGTCTCAACCGCAATACCCCTCCGATATCCGGTGCTGGCGGAATGGTTGTTTCCGGAAAACCATTGCCACCCGGTCCATTGGAGCTGCCATTTTGGATCCAGAATGTCATTCTTGAGCATTTTGGGGGTGGATTTTCGGCTCAGGATCTCCTGAGTTTTCTCGATGACCGGCTACTGTGGAAGGGGCAATGGATCTCCTTCAGCGAGGGAGGGAGAGGTGCCAGAATCGGAAAGATCCTGGGGTTGGGAGAACGTGGACATCTTCGTGTCCTGGATCCGCAAGGGATAGAGTTTCTCCTTCCTGTCACGGTCCGGGATGTGCGACGGGTTACCCCCTGA
- the nadC gene encoding carboxylating nicotinate-nucleotide diphosphorylase, with protein sequence MVDLAPMISYDEQLKRFLLEDVGSGDVTTRSVFSGESRRRKVTATIFAESDGVFCGGPFGARILSFSDPAATFDAIPDGQSYRAGERLVVMEGALESILLCERVILNLLKHLSGISSLTFLFVEKARLGRNSDRPLRITGTRKTLPGLRDFQRYAIRAGGGDDHRMRLDDGILIKDNHIAASASLPELIARVRRQAPHPLRIEMEADTPEQAREACRLKVDILLLDNMSPDLMKQLIPELRSIHPGVLLEVSGGITLDHIPALSTLDVDILSVGALTHSAPDASMRLDLLS encoded by the coding sequence ATGGTTGATCTTGCGCCAATGATTTCCTATGACGAACAGCTCAAGCGATTTTTGCTGGAAGATGTTGGCAGCGGAGATGTTACAACACGCTCTGTTTTTTCTGGAGAGAGCCGCCGACGGAAGGTCACTGCAACGATTTTCGCTGAATCCGATGGTGTTTTTTGTGGCGGCCCCTTTGGTGCAAGGATCCTCTCGTTTTCCGATCCGGCAGCAACGTTTGACGCAATCCCCGATGGCCAGTCTTATCGTGCGGGGGAGCGTCTTGTTGTGATGGAGGGGGCTCTCGAGTCGATTCTTCTTTGCGAGCGTGTCATTTTGAACCTCCTGAAACATCTATCAGGGATCAGCTCCCTGACTTTCCTCTTTGTGGAGAAAGCGCGTCTTGGGAGAAACTCTGACCGCCCGCTGAGAATCACCGGAACAAGGAAAACCTTGCCGGGACTTCGGGACTTCCAGCGGTATGCCATACGGGCCGGTGGAGGAGATGATCACCGAATGAGGCTTGATGACGGCATTCTGATCAAGGATAACCACATTGCGGCTTCAGCCAGTCTTCCGGAGCTGATCGCTCGGGTCAGGAGGCAGGCTCCGCATCCATTGAGAATCGAGATGGAAGCCGACACCCCCGAGCAGGCGAGAGAGGCGTGTCGCCTCAAGGTGGATATTCTCCTTCTGGACAATATGTCTCCGGATCTTATGAAACAATTGATTCCGGAGCTTCGTTCCATCCATCCGGGTGTTCTTCTGGAGGTCTCCGGAGGAATTACCCTTGATCACATTCCCGCTCTTTCCACTCTGGATGTGGATATCCTGTCTGTGGGGGCATTGACGCACTCCGCTCCGGATGCATCCATGAGACTTGATCTTTTATCCTGA